One window from the genome of Enterobacteriaceae bacterium Kacie_13 encodes:
- a CDS encoding DUF5110 domain-containing protein has translation MKTLKYWELAGQNDAGVELRVEGKHLFCLRVLEHGLIRVFIQRNGKLALDRTWSIAPQNDVPWEGRDRLSNEGFSLPGYQLSHGENTLTVTTEALRVTVHQPLWLEWEYKNATGDWLPLVSDRKTGAYMLSVKGDASAHYQRREAQDGVYGLGEKAGDLNRSGRRFEMRNLDAMGYNAASTDPLYKHIPFTMTRRNDVSFGLFYDNLSNVWLDLGKELDNYHLPYRRFSAEAGDLDYYLFIGPTSLEVTKKLVKLTGKTMFGPKWSLGYSGSTMYYTDAPDAQQQLMKFITLCQQHEIPCDSFQLSSGYTSIGNKRYVFNWNYDKVPQPEVMSQAFLDAGIRLAANIKPCLLQDHPQYQQVAEQGLFIRDSENNVPERSVFWDDEGSHLDFTHPGAVRWWQKGVTQQLLEKGIGSTWNDNNEYEVWDSDARCHGFGKSIAIKHIRPVMPLLMMRASFEAQQSFAPETRPYLISRSGCAGMQRYVQTWSGDNRTSWQTLRYNTRMGIGMSLSGLYNVGHDVGGFSGDKPDAELFVRWVQNGVMHPRFTIHSWNDDHTVNEPWMYPHVTPLIRDAIRLRYRLLPYFYTLLWQAHADDEPMLRPTFLDHEQDKKTFAETDDFLMGRDLLVASVVEEGQRERAVYLPNNGIGWCDFYTGEWYAGGQTIIRDAPLDRLPLLVRAGAALPQSARLASVDSNKDMTRELHVYPAPGEVKSKGMMFEDDGESHRWQQNQALWLNWEIVSSAQRVDITITQRGEFRPAWRTLDIVLPEGELREVWVNGERTKSYSL, from the coding sequence ATGAAGACGTTGAAATACTGGGAGCTGGCCGGACAAAACGACGCAGGGGTGGAACTGCGTGTTGAAGGTAAGCATCTGTTTTGTCTGCGGGTGCTGGAGCACGGCTTAATCCGTGTGTTTATTCAGCGCAACGGCAAGCTGGCACTGGATCGCACCTGGAGTATCGCGCCGCAAAATGATGTGCCCTGGGAAGGGCGCGACCGTCTGAGTAACGAAGGTTTCTCGCTGCCGGGATATCAGCTGTCCCACGGTGAAAACACCCTGACCGTGACGACCGAAGCGTTGCGCGTGACCGTCCACCAGCCACTGTGGCTGGAGTGGGAATATAAAAACGCGACGGGTGACTGGTTGCCGCTAGTCAGCGATCGTAAAACCGGTGCCTATATGCTCTCGGTAAAAGGCGACGCCTCGGCGCACTATCAGCGGCGTGAGGCGCAGGACGGCGTTTACGGTCTGGGCGAAAAAGCCGGAGATCTCAACCGCAGCGGCCGTCGGTTCGAAATGCGCAATCTGGATGCAATGGGATATAACGCCGCCAGCACCGATCCGTTGTACAAACATATTCCGTTTACGATGACCCGTCGTAATGACGTCAGTTTTGGTCTGTTCTACGACAATCTCAGCAATGTCTGGCTGGATCTCGGCAAGGAGCTGGATAATTACCATCTGCCTTATCGTCGTTTCAGCGCCGAAGCGGGCGATCTCGATTACTACCTCTTTATCGGCCCGACCTCGCTGGAGGTCACCAAAAAACTGGTCAAACTGACCGGTAAAACGATGTTCGGCCCGAAATGGAGCCTGGGTTACAGCGGCTCGACGATGTATTACACCGATGCGCCTGACGCCCAGCAGCAGCTGATGAAGTTCATCACGCTGTGCCAGCAACACGAGATCCCATGCGATTCGTTCCAGCTGTCGTCGGGTTATACGTCGATTGGTAACAAACGCTACGTCTTCAACTGGAACTACGACAAAGTGCCACAGCCGGAAGTGATGTCGCAGGCATTTCTCGACGCAGGGATCCGTCTGGCGGCTAACATCAAACCCTGTCTCTTGCAGGATCACCCGCAGTACCAGCAGGTGGCGGAGCAGGGGCTGTTTATCCGCGACAGCGAAAACAATGTGCCGGAGCGCTCGGTATTCTGGGATGACGAAGGCTCGCACCTCGATTTCACGCATCCGGGTGCGGTGCGCTGGTGGCAGAAAGGTGTCACGCAGCAGTTGCTGGAAAAAGGTATCGGCTCGACCTGGAATGACAACAACGAATACGAAGTCTGGGACAGCGACGCGCGCTGCCACGGATTCGGTAAATCCATCGCCATCAAACATATTCGTCCGGTGATGCCGTTGCTGATGATGCGGGCGTCGTTTGAAGCGCAGCAAAGCTTCGCGCCGGAGACCCGTCCGTATCTGATTTCACGCTCCGGCTGTGCGGGCATGCAGCGCTACGTACAAACGTGGAGCGGCGATAATCGCACCAGCTGGCAGACCCTGCGCTACAACACGCGTATGGGCATCGGCATGAGCCTATCCGGGCTGTACAACGTCGGGCACGACGTTGGCGGGTTCTCCGGTGATAAACCCGATGCCGAACTGTTTGTGCGCTGGGTGCAAAACGGCGTGATGCATCCGCGGTTTACCATTCACTCCTGGAATGACGATCACACCGTCAACGAGCCGTGGATGTACCCTCATGTTACGCCGCTCATCCGCGATGCCATCCGTCTGCGCTACCGTCTGCTGCCCTATTTCTACACTTTGCTGTGGCAGGCGCACGCAGATGATGAACCGATGCTCAGACCAACCTTCCTCGATCACGAGCAGGATAAAAAAACCTTCGCCGAAACCGACGATTTCCTGATGGGCCGGGATTTACTGGTCGCCAGCGTCGTTGAGGAAGGGCAGCGCGAGCGCGCAGTCTATCTTCCGAACAACGGCATCGGCTGGTGTGATTTCTACACCGGAGAATGGTACGCAGGCGGCCAGACGATCATCCGCGATGCGCCGCTCGATCGCCTGCCGCTGCTGGTTCGCGCCGGTGCTGCATTACCGCAGTCTGCCCGTCTGGCATCCGTGGACAGCAACAAGGACATGACCCGCGAGCTGCACGTTTATCCGGCACCGGGTGAGGTGAAATCGAAGGGCATGATGTTCGAGGATGACGGCGAAAGCCACCGCTGGCAGCAAAATCAGGCGTTGTGGCTCAACTGGGAGATTGTCAGCAGCGCGCAACGCGTCGATATCACCATCACTCAGCGCGGTGAATTCAGACCCGCGTGGAGAACCCTGGACATCGTGCTGCCAGAAGGTGAATTGCGTGAAGTGTGGGTGAACGGGGAACGGACAAAAAGTTACTCTCTCTGA
- a CDS encoding MFS transporter, producing MTIQISTEKTAVTGRRKIKALRWWMLALFLLGVTVNYITRNSLGLLAAELKTSLNMTTEQYSYIVAAFQAAYTIFQPLCGWLIDVIGLKLGFLICASVWAVVCMLHAGAGSWIQLAILRFFMGSAEAAATPANAKAISDWFPRKERPVAAGWAGVGFSIGAMLAPPIILVAHLSFGWRGAFLFCGVLSMLWVLLWWKFYHSPETHPNLSKDELALIRQDNEPQQTRLPFIQSLKIVCKNKKFYGIAIPAFLAEPAWAVFSFWVPLYLANERGMDLKHIVMFAWLPFLAADLGSIASGYLTTLYRKVFGCTRINSIVASSVTGAFMMLSLALVALTQSPYAAIALISIGGFGHQVISCMLSAVVVETFDKNQVATVNGMRGSSAWIASFLFSLLIGAVADTIGFNPLFIAMGFFDLIGAVFLIALIAERRNPAKREHV from the coding sequence ATGACAATTCAAATCAGCACTGAGAAGACTGCGGTTACAGGGCGCAGGAAAATAAAAGCGTTACGCTGGTGGATGCTGGCGCTGTTTTTGCTCGGCGTGACGGTCAACTACATCACCCGCAACTCGTTGGGATTACTGGCTGCGGAACTTAAAACCAGCCTGAACATGACCACAGAACAATATTCTTATATCGTCGCGGCATTTCAGGCGGCATACACCATTTTTCAGCCGCTGTGCGGCTGGCTGATCGACGTGATCGGCCTGAAGCTCGGTTTCCTGATCTGTGCTTCGGTATGGGCGGTGGTGTGTATGCTGCACGCCGGTGCCGGAAGCTGGATCCAGCTGGCGATTTTGCGCTTCTTTATGGGCAGCGCCGAAGCGGCGGCGACACCGGCCAACGCCAAAGCGATTTCCGACTGGTTCCCGCGTAAGGAGCGTCCGGTCGCCGCAGGCTGGGCGGGCGTGGGTTTCTCGATTGGCGCAATGCTGGCACCGCCGATCATTCTGGTGGCACATCTTTCCTTCGGCTGGCGCGGGGCGTTCCTGTTCTGCGGCGTGCTCTCCATGCTGTGGGTTTTGCTGTGGTGGAAGTTCTACCATTCGCCGGAAACCCATCCAAACCTGAGCAAAGATGAACTGGCGCTGATCCGTCAGGATAATGAACCGCAGCAAACGCGTCTGCCGTTCATTCAGTCGCTGAAAATCGTCTGCAAAAATAAAAAATTCTACGGTATCGCCATTCCGGCTTTTCTGGCTGAACCTGCGTGGGCGGTGTTCAGCTTCTGGGTTCCGCTGTATCTCGCCAACGAACGTGGCATGGATTTAAAACACATCGTGATGTTCGCCTGGCTGCCGTTCCTGGCTGCCGATCTCGGCAGTATCGCCAGCGGTTATCTCACCACGCTTTATCGTAAAGTCTTTGGCTGCACCCGTATTAACTCCATTGTCGCCAGCTCCGTCACCGGCGCATTCATGATGCTGTCGCTGGCGCTGGTGGCGCTCACGCAAAGCCCGTACGCGGCGATTGCGCTTATTTCCATCGGTGGTTTTGGTCATCAGGTGATTTCCTGCATGTTGAGCGCCGTGGTGGTTGAGACTTTCGACAAAAATCAGGTAGCGACGGTAAATGGAATGCGCGGCTCTTCCGCGTGGATCGCCAGTTTTCTTTTTTCTCTGCTGATCGGCGCCGTTGCCGACACTATTGGTTTTAATCCGCTGTTTATCGCGATGGGATTTTTTGATTTGATCGGAGCGGTCTTCCTGATTGCTTTGATCGCTGAACGCCGCAATCCGGCAAAAAGGGAGCATGTATGA
- a CDS encoding LacI family DNA-binding transcriptional regulator, translated as MKGKLNIQQIADQTGLSISTVSRVLAGKNNTSIRARARVMECAKSQGIFTGLSTGRLMLNNIMIFAPARAFDVRSDIFYYKVVQGILAATAHHEVRVRYCAMEEENADAALFIAKMTDPLTEAALLVGIDDPHIHQLAAEMGKPCVLVNCHDRFMRHDSVSPDHQTMGDFACDYLFAQGHQHIVTLQCLRRHTMELRLSGIRQAFARHHQTFSDSVNLLNTSGFGAQESEQAMIHYLDALPAGEPLPTAILAGGDFMASGVVAALSKKGFSVPGDISVLSTDGFNLAEIHDVQLTAVHVPRDELGTEAIALLQRRMLRPDAPCTNQLLQGKLVVRDSVRKASGRAITPRVHQLYDQQIL; from the coding sequence TTGAAAGGAAAGTTAAATATCCAGCAAATTGCTGACCAGACGGGGCTGTCGATCAGCACCGTTTCGCGGGTTCTGGCGGGGAAAAATAATACCAGCATCAGGGCCCGCGCGCGGGTGATGGAATGTGCCAAATCGCAGGGTATTTTTACCGGGCTTTCCACCGGACGCCTGATGCTCAATAACATCATGATTTTCGCCCCGGCCCGCGCCTTCGATGTTCGCAGCGATATTTTCTATTACAAAGTGGTTCAGGGGATTCTGGCGGCGACCGCCCATCATGAAGTACGTGTACGCTATTGCGCGATGGAAGAAGAGAACGCCGACGCCGCGCTCTTTATCGCCAAAATGACCGACCCGCTGACCGAAGCCGCGCTGCTGGTTGGTATCGACGACCCACATATCCATCAGCTCGCAGCCGAAATGGGCAAACCCTGCGTGCTGGTGAACTGCCATGACCGGTTTATGCGCCACGACAGTGTCAGCCCCGATCATCAGACCATGGGCGATTTCGCCTGCGATTATCTGTTCGCACAGGGGCATCAACATATCGTGACGCTGCAATGTCTGCGTCGTCATACCATGGAGCTGCGTCTGAGCGGCATCAGACAGGCGTTCGCCCGTCATCATCAGACCTTCAGCGACAGCGTTAACCTGCTAAATACTTCGGGCTTCGGCGCGCAGGAAAGCGAACAGGCAATGATCCACTATCTTGATGCCTTGCCGGCGGGTGAACCGCTGCCAACGGCGATTTTGGCGGGCGGCGATTTTATGGCGTCCGGTGTCGTGGCGGCGCTCAGCAAGAAAGGCTTCTCGGTGCCGGGCGATATCAGCGTGCTCAGTACCGACGGTTTTAATCTGGCGGAAATCCACGACGTTCAGCTGACCGCCGTCCACGTACCGCGTGATGAATTGGGAACCGAAGCCATCGCGCTGTTACAAAGACGTATGCTGCGCCCTGACGCGCCCTGCACTAATCAGCTTTTACAGGGGAAACTGGTGGTGCGGGATTCGGTGCGAAAAGCCTCCGGCCGCGCAATCACGCCTCGCGTGCATCAACTGTATGATCAACAAATCTTATGA
- a CDS encoding peptidase M4 family protein, which produces MNHSSARRYNSVIPPYMLNRIIEHGSEPQRECARQTLVHVNTLMAQAYAKPQKTATAKAGQAERDIYDAKNTTKLPGESVRKEGQKSNGDVSVDEAYDYLGVTYDFFWQAYQRNSLDGKGLALLGTVHYDKGYQNAFWNGQQMVFGDGDGEIFNRFTIAIDVVGHELSHGVTESETGLEYNGQSGALNESLSDVFGSLVKQFHLKQTADKADWIIGEGLLAKGIHGTGLRSMSHPGTAYDDPLLGKDPQPADMSSYVNTRDDNGGVHINSGIPNRAFYLAATKLGGNAWERAGYAWYDTVCDKSLPKNADFVTFAQLTVSHAEKRFDAAVAQAVREAWEQVGVM; this is translated from the coding sequence ATGAATCACAGTTCAGCCAGGCGTTACAACAGCGTCATTCCGCCCTATATGCTCAACCGCATTATCGAACACGGCTCAGAACCTCAGCGGGAATGCGCCCGTCAAACGCTGGTGCATGTGAATACCCTGATGGCGCAGGCCTACGCCAAACCGCAAAAAACAGCCACAGCCAAAGCAGGACAGGCAGAACGTGATATTTATGACGCGAAAAATACCACGAAGCTGCCGGGGGAATCGGTGCGTAAAGAGGGACAGAAAAGTAACGGGGATGTTTCCGTGGATGAGGCCTATGATTATCTTGGCGTCACCTATGATTTTTTCTGGCAGGCGTACCAGCGTAATTCTCTCGACGGAAAAGGTCTGGCGCTGCTCGGCACCGTTCATTACGACAAAGGTTATCAAAATGCCTTCTGGAACGGCCAGCAGATGGTGTTTGGTGATGGTGACGGCGAGATCTTCAACCGGTTCACGATTGCCATTGACGTAGTCGGCCATGAGCTTTCACACGGCGTCACAGAAAGCGAAACCGGGCTGGAATATAATGGCCAATCCGGCGCACTGAACGAATCGCTGTCTGACGTGTTTGGTTCGCTGGTCAAACAGTTTCACCTGAAACAAACTGCCGATAAAGCGGACTGGATCATCGGTGAGGGCTTGCTGGCCAAAGGCATTCACGGCACGGGCCTGCGATCAATGTCGCACCCCGGCACAGCGTATGACGATCCGCTTCTTGGCAAGGATCCGCAGCCTGCCGACATGAGCAGCTACGTAAATACGCGCGATGACAACGGCGGTGTTCACATCAATTCCGGGATCCCGAACCGGGCCTTTTATCTGGCCGCGACCAAACTGGGCGGCAACGCCTGGGAACGCGCGGGCTATGCCTGGTACGATACCGTGTGTGATAAATCGTTGCCTAAAAACGCAGACTTTGTGACGTTCGCCCAACTGACGGTTTCGCATGCCGAAAAACGGTTTGATGCCGCCGTCGCGCAGGCCGTCCGTGAAGCCTGGGAGCAGGTCGGAGTGATGTAA
- a CDS encoding primosomal protein N' (replication factor Y) - superfamily II helicase: MDAHCPVCDEPMSWVSGHFRCDTCNTEYQQTVLCPDCQQPLQQLKACGAVDFICQHGHGMISKKRVIFTYSPYSEE, from the coding sequence ATGGATGCACATTGTCCGGTTTGCGACGAGCCGATGAGCTGGGTAAGCGGTCACTTTCGCTGTGACACATGTAATACTGAGTATCAGCAAACAGTATTATGCCCGGATTGTCAGCAACCATTGCAGCAACTGAAAGCCTGCGGTGCGGTCGATTTTATCTGCCAACACGGGCATGGGATGATTTCTAAAAAGCGGGTGATATTTACGTACTCGCCTTACTCAGAAGAGTGA
- a CDS encoding AEC family transporter, with amino-acid sequence MFWQTWSFAFGVTVPNLLILLLGMVLRRTGLMDDSFNEKASRLVFNIALPCLLFFSVAQGHDSSGSNLPLAIYGGVATVVSFLLLELVALKLVKDPRERGIFVQGGFRANTGIAGLAYASLAFGSEGIALGSMYLAVTVILFNVLSVITLTRSLKGGQGKRIGIKPILYGVVTNPLIIGLVLGLAFQYSHLPMPDTIASTGAFISGMALPLAMLCAGASLDWRAMFRSSHVAAWSSASRVAFVPALMTLGAWAFGFRGAALGVIFLFSCTPTAAGSYVMTRAMGGNATLAANIIAVTTLGSFFTTALGLYLLRTLGVI; translated from the coding sequence ATGTTTTGGCAGACCTGGAGTTTTGCATTTGGCGTCACTGTGCCTAATTTATTGATTTTGTTGTTGGGCATGGTACTGCGCCGCACTGGCCTGATGGACGATAGTTTTAACGAGAAAGCCAGCCGGTTAGTTTTCAATATTGCATTACCTTGCCTGCTCTTTTTCAGCGTGGCGCAGGGGCATGACTCTTCAGGCTCCAATCTGCCGCTGGCTATTTATGGTGGCGTCGCGACGGTCGTTTCCTTCCTGCTGCTGGAACTGGTGGCGCTGAAGCTGGTGAAAGATCCGCGTGAGCGTGGCATTTTTGTTCAGGGAGGATTTCGCGCGAATACCGGTATTGCGGGTCTGGCTTACGCCTCGCTGGCATTTGGCAGTGAAGGGATTGCGCTCGGTTCGATGTATCTGGCAGTGACGGTGATTCTGTTTAACGTCCTGTCGGTGATCACGCTGACCCGCAGTCTGAAAGGCGGGCAGGGGAAACGTATCGGTATAAAGCCGATTTTATATGGCGTGGTAACCAATCCGCTAATCATCGGTTTGGTGCTCGGGCTGGCCTTCCAGTACAGCCATTTGCCGATGCCGGATACAATTGCCAGCACCGGCGCGTTTATCTCAGGTATGGCGCTGCCGCTGGCGATGCTATGTGCCGGTGCCAGTCTTGACTGGCGGGCAATGTTTCGCAGTTCTCACGTCGCGGCGTGGTCATCGGCTTCGCGCGTGGCGTTCGTCCCTGCGCTGATGACCCTCGGTGCCTGGGCCTTTGGTTTTCGCGGTGCGGCACTCGGCGTTATCTTTCTGTTTTCCTGCACACCGACGGCGGCGGGCAGTTACGTCATGACCCGCGCGATGGGAGGCAACGCGACGCTGGCGGCGAACATTATTGCTGTCACCACGCTGGGATCATTTTTCACCACCGCGCTCGGCCTGTATTTATTACGGACGCTGGGCGTTATTTAG
- the der gene encoding ribosome biogenesis GTPase Der — MIPVVALVGRPNVGKSTLFNRLTKTRDALVADFPGLTRDRKYGRAEIEGNEFIIVDTGGIDGTEDGVETRMAGQSLLAIEEADIVLFMVDARAGLMPADQGIAQHLRSREKATFLVANKTDGIDPDSAVGDFYSLGLGEVYPIAASHGRGVAQLIEHVLVPFVGAKPEEVELTEEEANAAYWAEQEATGDEIPEDEEDDFDPQSLPIKLAIVGRPNVGKSTLTNRILGEERVVVYDMPGTTRDSIYIPMVRDEREYVLIDTAGVRKRGKVTETVEKFSVIKTLKAIEDANVVMLVIDARDGISDQDLSLLGFILNSGRSLLIVVNKWDGMTEEARAQVKDQLDLRLGFVDFARIHFISALHGSGVGNLFESVIEAYTCATTRVSTSMLTRIMQMAADDHQPPLVNGRRVKLKYAHAGGYNPPIVVIHGNQVKDLADSYKRYLMNYFRRSLKVMGTPIRIQFKEGENPYEGKKNTLSPHQQRKRRRLLQHLKNKS; from the coding sequence ATGATACCTGTCGTTGCGCTTGTTGGGCGCCCGAATGTGGGTAAATCCACTTTATTTAACCGTCTGACCAAAACGCGTGACGCGCTGGTTGCGGATTTCCCGGGGCTAACGCGTGACCGCAAGTATGGTCGTGCTGAGATTGAGGGTAATGAATTCATCATCGTGGATACCGGTGGTATCGACGGTACCGAAGACGGTGTTGAAACCCGTATGGCTGGCCAGTCACTTCTGGCTATCGAGGAAGCGGATATCGTCCTGTTCATGGTCGATGCGCGCGCGGGCCTGATGCCTGCCGATCAGGGCATTGCCCAGCACCTTCGCAGCCGCGAAAAAGCGACTTTCCTGGTGGCGAACAAAACGGACGGTATTGACCCCGACAGTGCCGTTGGTGATTTCTACTCACTCGGTTTAGGCGAAGTCTACCCGATCGCAGCCTCGCATGGCCGTGGTGTGGCGCAGCTGATTGAGCACGTACTGGTGCCTTTCGTTGGTGCTAAACCTGAAGAAGTTGAACTGACCGAAGAAGAGGCGAACGCCGCTTACTGGGCAGAGCAGGAAGCCACTGGTGATGAAATCCCTGAAGATGAAGAAGACGATTTCGATCCGCAATCTTTGCCAATCAAACTGGCTATCGTCGGGCGTCCGAACGTAGGTAAGTCCACACTGACTAACCGCATTCTGGGCGAAGAGCGCGTCGTGGTTTACGACATGCCGGGCACCACCCGCGACAGTATTTATATCCCGATGGTGCGCGACGAACGTGAATACGTTTTAATCGACACCGCCGGTGTGCGTAAGCGCGGTAAAGTCACTGAAACCGTTGAGAAATTCTCCGTCATCAAAACCCTGAAGGCGATTGAAGACGCGAACGTCGTAATGCTGGTCATTGATGCCCGCGACGGTATTTCCGATCAGGACCTTTCACTGTTGGGCTTCATCCTCAATAGTGGGCGCTCACTGCTGATTGTGGTGAACAAGTGGGATGGCATGACGGAAGAAGCGCGTGCTCAGGTGAAAGATCAGCTCGATCTGCGCCTCGGCTTTGTCGACTTCGCGCGTATCCACTTCATCTCTGCCCTGCACGGCAGCGGCGTGGGTAACCTGTTCGAATCCGTGATTGAAGCCTACACCTGCGCAACCACGCGCGTCAGCACTTCCATGCTGACCCGTATCATGCAGATGGCCGCTGACGATCACCAGCCACCGCTGGTAAATGGTCGCCGTGTGAAGCTGAAATATGCCCACGCCGGCGGTTATAACCCGCCTATCGTCGTGATCCACGGTAATCAGGTGAAAGATCTGGCTGATTCCTACAAACGCTATCTTATGAACTACTTCCGTCGTTCACTGAAGGTGATGGGGACACCGATCCGCATCCAGTTCAAAGAGGGCGAGAACCCGTATGAAGGTAAGAAAAACACGCTGTCGCCACACCAGCAGCGTAAGCGCAGACGCCTCCTGCAGCACCTGAAAAACAAATCCTAA
- the bamB gene encoding outer membrane protein assembly factor BamB, which produces MQLRKTLLVGWVSVALLSGCSLFNSEEDVVKMSPLPKVENQFTPTKVWSKSVGDGVGDFYSHLRPAWQDSTIYAADRFGIVKALDADSGKEKWSVNLSEKTGFFSSNRSAQLSGGLTVSGGHVYVGSEKAVVYALNTEDGTVAWQTKVAGEALSRPVVSDGLVLVHTGNGMLQGLSESDGTVQWTANLDMPTLSLRGESAPAVAFGAAIVGGDNGRVSAVLMKEGQLIWQQRISQTTGTTEIDRLSDVDTTPVIVDGVVYALAYNGNLVAMDLRSGQVMWKRDVGSVNDIIVDSGRIYMVDQDDRVMALDTQGGVSLWRQSDLLHRNLTAPVLYNGYIVVGDSEGYLHWINTTDGRFVAQQKVDSDGFLSAPIVASDKLVVQAKGGEVYSFTR; this is translated from the coding sequence ATGCAATTGCGTAAAACACTCTTGGTAGGATGGGTTTCTGTTGCCCTGCTGAGTGGCTGTTCATTGTTTAACAGCGAAGAAGATGTCGTCAAAATGTCTCCGTTGCCAAAAGTTGAAAATCAATTTACTCCGACGAAAGTCTGGAGCAAATCTGTAGGCGATGGCGTAGGCGATTTTTACTCCCACCTGCGTCCGGCCTGGCAGGACAGTACCATTTACGCAGCCGACCGTTTCGGCATCGTCAAAGCACTGGATGCTGACAGCGGTAAAGAAAAATGGAGTGTTAACCTGTCTGAAAAAACCGGTTTCTTCTCCAGTAATCGTTCAGCACAACTGTCTGGCGGCCTGACTGTTTCCGGTGGCCATGTGTATGTCGGCAGTGAGAAAGCAGTGGTTTACGCACTGAACACTGAAGACGGTACTGTGGCGTGGCAGACCAAAGTGGCGGGCGAAGCACTGTCCCGTCCTGTGGTCAGCGATGGATTAGTGCTGGTGCATACCGGCAACGGGATGCTGCAGGGTTTAAGCGAGTCTGACGGTACTGTCCAGTGGACCGCTAACCTCGATATGCCAACGCTGTCTCTGCGCGGTGAATCTGCGCCAGCGGTTGCCTTCGGTGCAGCCATTGTCGGCGGTGATAATGGCCGCGTCAGCGCTGTGCTGATGAAAGAAGGTCAGCTGATCTGGCAGCAACGAATTTCACAAACCACCGGGACGACTGAAATCGACCGTCTGAGTGATGTAGATACCACACCGGTTATCGTTGATGGCGTTGTGTATGCGCTGGCTTACAACGGCAATCTGGTGGCGATGGATCTGCGTTCTGGTCAGGTGATGTGGAAACGCGATGTCGGTTCTGTGAATGACATCATTGTTGATTCAGGCCGTATTTATATGGTCGATCAGGATGACCGTGTGATGGCGCTGGATACCCAGGGCGGCGTGAGCCTGTGGCGTCAAAGTGATCTGTTGCATCGCAATCTTACCGCGCCAGTACTGTATAATGGGTATATCGTGGTCGGTGATTCCGAAGGTTATCTGCACTGGATCAACACTACAGACGGTCGTTTTGTCGCTCAGCAGAAAGTCGATAGCGATGGCTTCCTGAGCGCGCCGATTGTGGCAAGCGACAAGCTGGTGGTACAGGCGAAAGGTGGCGAAGTTTACTCCTTTACCCGCTAA
- a CDS encoding tetratricopeptide repeat protein — protein MEVYTTENEQVDAVRRFFAENGKALAIGVVLGIVALGGWRFWQSHQDSALTEASASFQKANQAMTSNNAQGVAELEKFGQSNDNNYGVFAALQLADHFVETKDFANAEKQLTQAQGQAKEDNLRSLVNLRLARVQMQQGKFDDALKTLDGVKGEGWTAMQQGIRGDVLLAKGDAKGARDAFSKGLESKPSQTLQTMLRMKLNNLAS, from the coding sequence GTGGAAGTCTATACCACTGAGAATGAACAGGTTGATGCTGTGCGTCGCTTCTTTGCCGAAAATGGTAAAGCGCTGGCCATTGGCGTTGTTCTGGGTATTGTAGCCCTGGGCGGCTGGCGTTTCTGGCAGAGCCATCAGGACTCTGCCCTGACGGAAGCTTCTGCGTCTTTCCAGAAAGCAAATCAGGCAATGACCAGCAATAATGCGCAAGGCGTGGCCGAGCTCGAGAAGTTTGGTCAGAGCAATGACAACAATTACGGTGTATTTGCCGCTCTGCAACTGGCCGATCACTTTGTCGAAACGAAAGATTTCGCCAATGCTGAAAAGCAGTTAACGCAGGCACAAGGTCAGGCTAAAGAAGACAATTTACGTTCGCTGGTGAATTTACGTCTCGCGCGTGTCCAGATGCAGCAAGGCAAATTTGATGATGCACTCAAAACGTTAGACGGCGTGAAGGGTGAAGGCTGGACTGCAATGCAGCAAGGCATCCGTGGTGATGTTCTGCTCGCAAAAGGCGATGCGAAGGGAGCTCGTGATGCCTTCAGCAAAGGTCTGGAATCTAAACCCTCTCAAACGCTGCAAACAATGCTGCGTATGAAATTGAACAACTTAGCCAGCTAA